A window of Nicotiana tabacum cultivar K326 chromosome 24, ASM71507v2, whole genome shotgun sequence contains these coding sequences:
- the LOC107826449 gene encoding alpha carbonic anhydrase 7 isoform X1, translated as MREQRYLSFLVIIYFLLFLPATSIRAQEVEHEREFDYALKSEKGPRMWGKLKKEWDACNKGEMQSPIDLSNERVRIIRKPEKRNYKLCNATVKNRGHDISLQWHGDAGSVLINGTEYPLQQAHWHSPSEHTVNGRRYAMEMHMVHLNENATNKIAVIGVLYKFGKPDKFLSKLIRNISSMIDKKDEVKNAGMINPREIKIGSRKYYRYLGSLTVPPCTEGVIWSIKKKVRTISRDQVKLLREAVHDYAASNARPMQPLNKRPVYLMAPGATV; from the exons ATGAGGGAACAGAGATATCTATCATTCTTGGTCATTATTTATTTCCTTCTCTTCCTCCCTGCAACATCCATTAGAGCTCAAGAAGTTG AGCATGAGAGGGAGTTTGATTATGCTTTAAAAAGTGAGAAAGGTCCAAGAATGTGGGGAAAACTGAAGAAAGAATGGGATGCTTGCAATAAGGGGGAGATGCAGTCTCCTATAGATTTATCCAATGAAAGAGTTAGAATTATTCGAAAGCCAGAGAAAAGGAATTACAAGCTCTGCAATGCTACTGTTAAGAACAGAGGACATGACATTTCG TTACAATGGCATGGGGACGCTGGATCTGTTTTGATAAATGGAACAGAGTATCCTCTACAGCAAGCTCACTGGCACTCTCCTTCAGAGCATACTGTTAATGGCAGAAG GTATGCCATGGAAATGCATATGGTTCACTTAAACGAAAATGCAACAAATAAGATAGCTGTGATTGGAGTCCTCTACAAGTTTGGAAAACCAGACAAATTTCTCTCTAAG TTGATAAGAAATATATCATCTATGATTGACAAAAAAGACGAAGTGAAAAACGCAGGCATGATCAATCCCAGAGAAATCAAGATTGGTAGCAGAAAATATTACAGATATTTGGGTTCACTCACAGTTCCTCCTTGCACTGAAGGAGTCATTTGGTCTATAAAAAAGAAG gTACGGACTATTTCAAGAGATCAAGTTAAATTGCTTAGAGAAGCCGTTCATGAT TATGCTGCAAGTAACGCAAGGCCAATGCAACCGCTAAACAAGAGACCGGTCTATCTTATGGCACCAGGAGCTACTGTTTGA
- the LOC107826449 gene encoding alpha carbonic anhydrase 7 isoform X2, with protein MREQRYLSFLVIIYFLLFLPATSIRAQEVEHEREFDYALKSEKGPRMWGKLKKEWDACNKGEMQSPIDLSNERVRIIRKPEKRNYKLCNATVKNRGHDISLQWHGDAGSVLINGTEYPLQQAHWHSPSEHTVNGRRYAMEMHMVHLNENATNKIAVIGVLYKFGKPDKFLSKLIRNISSMIDKKDEVKNAGMINPREIKIGSRKYYRYLGSLTVPPCTEGVIWSIKKKYAASNARPMQPLNKRPVYLMAPGATV; from the exons ATGAGGGAACAGAGATATCTATCATTCTTGGTCATTATTTATTTCCTTCTCTTCCTCCCTGCAACATCCATTAGAGCTCAAGAAGTTG AGCATGAGAGGGAGTTTGATTATGCTTTAAAAAGTGAGAAAGGTCCAAGAATGTGGGGAAAACTGAAGAAAGAATGGGATGCTTGCAATAAGGGGGAGATGCAGTCTCCTATAGATTTATCCAATGAAAGAGTTAGAATTATTCGAAAGCCAGAGAAAAGGAATTACAAGCTCTGCAATGCTACTGTTAAGAACAGAGGACATGACATTTCG TTACAATGGCATGGGGACGCTGGATCTGTTTTGATAAATGGAACAGAGTATCCTCTACAGCAAGCTCACTGGCACTCTCCTTCAGAGCATACTGTTAATGGCAGAAG GTATGCCATGGAAATGCATATGGTTCACTTAAACGAAAATGCAACAAATAAGATAGCTGTGATTGGAGTCCTCTACAAGTTTGGAAAACCAGACAAATTTCTCTCTAAG TTGATAAGAAATATATCATCTATGATTGACAAAAAAGACGAAGTGAAAAACGCAGGCATGATCAATCCCAGAGAAATCAAGATTGGTAGCAGAAAATATTACAGATATTTGGGTTCACTCACAGTTCCTCCTTGCACTGAAGGAGTCATTTGGTCTATAAAAAAGAAG TATGCTGCAAGTAACGCAAGGCCAATGCAACCGCTAAACAAGAGACCGGTCTATCTTATGGCACCAGGAGCTACTGTTTGA